One genomic segment of Puniceicoccus vermicola includes these proteins:
- the dnaE gene encoding DNA polymerase III subunit alpha, with translation MSGSHNPFVHLHVHTDRSLLDGCCRIDLLADRAAELGMPALAMTDHGNLFGAIEFYRQMTKRGIKPLIGCEIYLVHDHMMDERPKRERKRSDDMVDVPVEELGPENFPKNQIHHKTLIAKDFTGYQNLVKLVSDAHTNGMYYRPRTDMEQLAKHSEGIIGLSGCINGVASQYLIYSDYQKAREATAQFIDIFGKDNYFIEIQDHGMPAQRRIIPGLVKLAKEFDLKVVCANDVHYVRKEDWETHDALLCIQTGKVIADEQRMRYPSRQFYLKSEAEMAQVFKEIPESVTNTLEVAERVDLKLEFGVSHYPVFQKPETIEIQTRSDEFDKILDIYIEEQKKVNKQNGVEDGIILTDEKRELLKGNGRVLFDLCKKGVLERYGVDYDHPEKFVPGPKQDEGYAKRVCDQLEYELAIISGTGFVDYFLIVWDFIDWARRQGIPVGPGRGSGAGCLVAYVLKITDIDPLRFGLLFERMLNLERVSPPDFDVDFCMRRRDEVVSYVREKYGADSVANIVTYGTFGPKMVVRDLARVNGLEYKDADRLAKMVPDDLGISMAGAIEKSQDLREAIKTDPIARKIVDQGKVIEGMVRNTGKHACGIIIADRKLTDLVPVCLQEGDLTTQYAKGPVEDLGLLKMDFLGLKNLTVISDAESFIRTSHNKPDFRIEDISLEDQATFDLLNEGRTVGVFQLESDGMQALSRQIGLSSFEEIIALIALYRPGPMQFIPQFIEGKKDRSKIHVPHPLLKELVEETYGVLVYQEQVMQSARIIAGFTLGNADILRRAMGKKKKDVMAEQKAIFVKGAKETNNIARREAEEIFGILEKFAEYGFNKSHSAAYAMVSYRTAYLKANYPVEFMAGLLSAELGNADKVANYVSEAIALGIPVLGPDINESRHNFTPVPAENEGDKGRIRFGMSAIKGVGDSATAKIIEERDNNGHYTDFTDFVARTDMKAVNRRTLENLIRTGTFDSFGEDRASLLANLDALLSAAMAERKDRESGQGSLFDLMEESTEDEAPNDGTTRIEVDPMGRKEKLTHEKELLGFYLSGHPLDDYGMLADCLLSDDPAEYEELEDEETFRFTGVISGLEQRMTRKTGDPWAKFNLLTRTKSLPITVFPKSFEKNRNFIGMNNIVVVEGRVARRDEGVDLHGLAIRPLHNSLSQLIRKMTWVIRGNDDGTRFLKELRNSMTFDESGLPITVVVMADGDRAYRAEVSQTLRIPPHWPRIQKLREHPAVVGIRLSVTEPREIDDRPHWMKRQRDRQAG, from the coding sequence ATGTCGGGCAGCCACAATCCTTTCGTCCATCTCCACGTCCACACGGACCGCAGTCTGCTGGATGGATGCTGCCGAATTGACCTCCTGGCCGACCGCGCCGCCGAGCTCGGCATGCCGGCGCTCGCTATGACCGACCACGGGAATCTGTTCGGGGCGATTGAGTTCTACCGACAGATGACCAAGCGCGGAATCAAACCGCTCATCGGGTGCGAAATCTACCTCGTTCACGACCACATGATGGACGAGCGGCCCAAGCGCGAACGAAAGCGCTCCGACGACATGGTCGATGTCCCTGTAGAAGAACTCGGCCCTGAAAATTTCCCGAAAAACCAGATCCACCACAAGACCCTCATCGCCAAGGATTTCACAGGGTATCAGAATCTGGTGAAGCTCGTCTCCGATGCCCATACCAACGGGATGTATTACCGTCCGCGGACGGATATGGAGCAGCTGGCCAAGCACTCGGAAGGGATCATCGGCCTCTCCGGCTGCATCAACGGGGTCGCCTCCCAATACCTGATTTATTCAGACTATCAAAAGGCGCGGGAGGCGACGGCCCAGTTCATCGACATATTCGGGAAGGATAATTACTTCATCGAGATTCAAGACCACGGAATGCCCGCCCAACGGCGCATCATCCCCGGCTTGGTCAAGCTCGCCAAAGAGTTCGACCTCAAAGTGGTCTGCGCCAACGACGTGCACTACGTCCGCAAGGAGGATTGGGAAACCCACGACGCCCTCCTGTGCATTCAAACCGGGAAGGTCATCGCCGATGAGCAGCGAATGCGCTACCCCTCCCGGCAGTTCTACCTCAAGAGCGAAGCCGAAATGGCGCAGGTCTTTAAGGAGATCCCCGAGAGTGTTACCAACACTCTCGAAGTCGCAGAGCGGGTCGACCTGAAGCTCGAGTTTGGCGTCAGCCACTACCCCGTTTTCCAGAAGCCGGAAACGATTGAGATTCAGACCCGTTCGGACGAGTTCGACAAGATCCTCGACATCTACATCGAGGAGCAGAAGAAGGTGAACAAGCAGAACGGCGTCGAGGACGGAATCATCCTCACCGACGAAAAGCGTGAACTCCTGAAAGGAAACGGCCGGGTTCTCTTCGACCTCTGCAAAAAGGGAGTTCTGGAGCGATACGGAGTCGACTACGACCATCCAGAGAAATTTGTTCCCGGGCCCAAGCAGGACGAGGGTTATGCGAAGCGCGTTTGCGACCAGCTCGAATACGAGTTGGCGATCATTTCGGGAACTGGCTTCGTCGATTACTTCCTCATCGTCTGGGACTTTATTGACTGGGCCCGCCGCCAAGGGATTCCCGTGGGCCCCGGTCGCGGTTCCGGTGCTGGCTGTCTCGTCGCCTACGTCCTCAAGATCACCGACATCGATCCCCTGCGCTTCGGCCTGCTCTTCGAGCGAATGCTGAACCTCGAACGTGTTTCGCCGCCGGATTTCGACGTCGACTTCTGCATGCGCCGCCGCGACGAGGTGGTGAGCTACGTCCGCGAAAAATACGGCGCGGACTCCGTGGCCAACATTGTCACCTACGGAACCTTTGGTCCCAAAATGGTGGTCCGCGACCTCGCCCGCGTCAACGGGCTCGAGTACAAGGACGCCGATCGTCTCGCCAAAATGGTTCCCGACGATCTCGGAATTTCCATGGCCGGTGCCATCGAGAAATCCCAAGACCTCCGCGAAGCCATCAAGACCGACCCGATCGCCCGCAAGATCGTCGACCAAGGTAAGGTCATCGAAGGCATGGTCCGCAACACCGGCAAGCACGCCTGCGGGATTATCATCGCCGACCGCAAGTTGACCGACCTGGTTCCCGTTTGCCTTCAAGAAGGAGATTTGACGACCCAGTACGCCAAAGGCCCCGTTGAAGACCTCGGCCTGCTGAAGATGGACTTTCTGGGACTGAAGAACTTGACCGTCATCTCCGACGCCGAGAGCTTCATCCGCACCTCCCACAACAAACCGGACTTCCGGATTGAGGACATCTCCCTCGAAGACCAAGCCACCTTCGACCTCCTCAACGAGGGCAGGACCGTCGGAGTCTTCCAGCTGGAGTCGGACGGGATGCAGGCCCTCTCCCGTCAGATCGGCCTGAGCAGTTTTGAAGAGATCATCGCGTTGATCGCCCTTTACCGTCCGGGCCCGATGCAGTTCATCCCCCAGTTCATTGAAGGAAAGAAAGACCGGTCGAAAATTCACGTCCCCCACCCGCTCCTGAAAGAACTGGTGGAAGAAACCTACGGGGTTCTGGTCTACCAAGAGCAGGTGATGCAATCGGCACGGATCATCGCCGGATTCACTCTCGGTAATGCGGATATTCTCCGCCGCGCCATGGGGAAGAAGAAGAAAGACGTCATGGCCGAGCAAAAGGCTATCTTCGTCAAAGGCGCCAAAGAAACGAACAATATTGCTCGCAGAGAAGCGGAGGAAATTTTTGGAATTCTGGAAAAGTTTGCGGAATACGGCTTCAATAAGTCGCACTCCGCCGCCTACGCCATGGTCAGCTACCGGACCGCCTACCTCAAGGCGAACTATCCGGTCGAGTTCATGGCTGGCCTCCTCTCCGCTGAACTCGGAAACGCCGACAAGGTCGCCAACTACGTCTCCGAAGCCATCGCCCTCGGCATCCCCGTCCTCGGCCCGGACATCAACGAATCGCGGCACAACTTCACCCCCGTGCCCGCCGAAAACGAAGGCGACAAAGGCCGCATCCGTTTTGGAATGAGCGCGATTAAGGGTGTGGGCGACTCCGCCACCGCCAAGATCATCGAAGAGCGCGACAACAACGGCCACTATACGGATTTCACCGACTTCGTCGCCCGCACGGACATGAAAGCCGTGAACCGGCGAACCCTCGAAAACTTAATCCGCACCGGCACCTTCGACTCCTTTGGCGAAGACCGGGCCAGTCTGCTCGCCAATCTCGACGCCCTCCTCAGCGCCGCGATGGCCGAGCGCAAGGACCGCGAATCCGGCCAGGGCTCTCTCTTCGACCTCATGGAGGAGAGTACAGAAGATGAAGCGCCGAACGACGGCACGACCCGTATCGAAGTCGATCCCATGGGACGCAAAGAAAAGCTCACCCATGAAAAAGAGCTTCTCGGATTCTATCTCTCCGGCCACCCTCTCGACGATTACGGGATGCTCGCCGACTGCCTCCTCTCCGACGATCCAGCCGAATACGAAGAACTCGAAGACGAGGAAACCTTCCGCTTCACCGGAGTCATCTCCGGACTCGAGCAGCGGATGACTCGGAAGACGGGTGACCCCTGGGCCAAATTTAACCTCCTCACCCGCACCAAAAGCCTCCCGATCACCGTCTTCCCAAAAAGCTTCGAGAAAAATCGGAACTTTATCGGGATGAACAATATCGTCGTCGTCGAAGGCCGAGTCGCCCGCCGCGATGAAGGAGTCGACCTCCACGGGCTCGCCATTCGCCCCCTCCACAATTCCCTCTCCCAACTCATTCGCAAAATGACCTGGGTCATCCGCGGAAATGACGATGGCACCCGATTCCTCAAGGAACTCCGAAACTCCATGACCTTCGACGAGTCAGGTCTCCCGATTACGGTCGTGGTCATGGCCGACGGCGACCGAGCCTATCGCGCCGAAGTCTCCCAAACTCTCCGCATCCCTCCCCACTGGCCGAGAATCCAAAAACTCCGCGAGCATCCCGCAGTCGTCGGCATCCGCCTCTCCGTCACCGAACCCCGGGAAATCGACGATCGCCCCCACTGGATGAAACGCCAACGCGACCGCCAAGCGGGCTAG
- the rseP gene encoding RIP metalloprotease RseP, giving the protein MPSLFPNVAYVLLGIFLLGFCVFIHELGHFLAARRRGLKVERFSIGFGPPIVRWTRNEVEYRISWIPFGGYVALPQLADMASIEGGESSEAEKLPPISYADKMIVSVMGAVFNLIFALILSCILWIVGQEVIVTTEIDSVAEEVYTSDGDMVPGPAYEAGIHSGDRVVAVDGDPIDDWMELNNAILTGLGRNGEGKPEVDITVERNGEELTFVVNPVLITRENARDIGMRPAGDLRITGVYEEMPAFEAGIQPGDLLLKLDGEPIHSSALLQASLAQHEEGPIDLTVLRDGEEITFSMEPKFFPDLDRKLFGFQYGYQAKTEIVHRNPIQQIAIMADTVKRTLVALLHQGSDVKVRNMNGPVGIVHVISTLSHYGFTHVIWLLAFINVNLAMLNLMPVPVLDGGHMLFATIAKISGRPIPRRFMETTQGAFIVLFLSFMLYVTFYDVGRIGHDLGIGEESAPAETVQENHDHSPEAAPASSPKEDAP; this is encoded by the coding sequence ATGCCATCACTCTTTCCCAACGTCGCCTACGTTCTCCTCGGAATCTTCCTACTGGGGTTCTGTGTTTTTATCCATGAACTCGGGCACTTCCTCGCGGCGCGGCGGCGGGGATTGAAGGTCGAGCGATTTTCGATCGGTTTCGGACCTCCAATCGTTCGATGGACCCGCAATGAGGTGGAGTATCGGATCTCGTGGATTCCATTCGGTGGATATGTGGCCCTGCCCCAGTTGGCGGATATGGCCTCCATCGAAGGTGGAGAGAGTTCGGAGGCGGAAAAACTGCCGCCGATTTCGTATGCGGACAAGATGATCGTATCCGTCATGGGTGCGGTCTTTAACCTGATTTTTGCCCTGATTCTCTCCTGCATTCTCTGGATCGTGGGCCAAGAAGTGATTGTCACCACGGAGATCGATTCCGTGGCCGAAGAAGTCTATACATCCGACGGCGATATGGTTCCTGGCCCCGCCTACGAGGCTGGAATTCATTCAGGGGACCGGGTTGTTGCTGTTGACGGAGATCCCATCGACGATTGGATGGAATTAAATAATGCCATCCTCACTGGCCTCGGCCGAAATGGAGAGGGAAAACCAGAGGTCGATATCACCGTTGAACGGAACGGAGAAGAACTGACCTTCGTCGTCAATCCCGTCCTCATCACCCGAGAGAATGCTCGCGACATCGGGATGCGTCCTGCGGGAGACCTGAGAATCACCGGAGTTTATGAAGAAATGCCCGCCTTTGAGGCAGGAATCCAGCCCGGCGACCTTCTCCTCAAGCTCGACGGCGAACCCATTCACTCCTCCGCCCTCCTCCAAGCCTCGCTCGCTCAACACGAAGAAGGTCCCATCGACCTGACGGTTCTCCGCGATGGAGAAGAGATCACCTTCTCAATGGAGCCCAAATTTTTTCCCGACCTCGATCGGAAGCTCTTCGGCTTCCAATATGGATACCAAGCAAAGACCGAGATCGTTCACCGCAATCCGATCCAGCAGATCGCGATCATGGCGGATACCGTAAAGCGGACTCTCGTCGCCCTTCTCCACCAAGGATCTGACGTCAAAGTCCGCAATATGAATGGGCCGGTGGGGATCGTTCACGTCATCTCCACCCTCAGCCACTACGGATTCACCCACGTCATCTGGCTTCTCGCTTTCATCAACGTCAACCTGGCGATGCTCAACCTCATGCCGGTGCCCGTGCTCGACGGCGGGCACATGCTTTTCGCAACGATTGCGAAGATCTCCGGGCGACCAATTCCCCGGCGCTTTATGGAAACGACACAGGGAGCATTTATCGTCCTCTTCCTCTCCTTCATGCTCTACGTAACCTTCTACGACGTCGGACGCATTGGGCATGATCTGGGCATTGGCGAAGAATCCGCCCCCGCTGAAACGGTTCAGGAAAACCACGATCATTCCCCCGAGGCAGCTCCTGCCTCCTCGCCCAAGGAAGACGCACCGTGA
- the ispG gene encoding (E)-4-hydroxy-3-methylbut-2-enyl-diphosphate synthase produces MPSADLPYCESRFRTVRWKTREVMVGNVGVGGDNPIRVQSMTTTLTDDVDATVRQSIQLAEAGCEIIRITAPTTKAARCLADIHKKFRAAGFENPLVADIHFAPKAAMEAVKHVDKVRINPGNYADRKKFAVREYSDNEYDSELQRLYDAFSPIVLECKNRGKAMRIGTNHGSLSDRIMNHFGDTPEGMVQSALEFIRIAESHDFRDIILSMKASNPKVMIAAYRLAVARMREHGMNYPLHLGVTEAGGGEDGRVKSAIGIGSLLYDGIGDTIRVSLTEDPVHEVPVGQELASRAMSLWSPSKDTPPTSLPEDGIHPYEFTRREAKEVSFGENLTVGGTQPPAVLVRTRLPLTDEQAIIREVCGIQTRFKDAKIEGLIVTPTTSDELVQLAPLGEALHTVLPLIVIDGSQIPAGELKPSLLPSDIRWGILAPISGKKIESANEAISACIASGSTLFAELAEPEDLSILQNRDDLPSTILTLAPSDREISHRLGAYRKLSHACKQAGIRHPIWIRSTDENSILPSDYTSARIVEASMLAGPLLCDGVGDLLSCEIFPDAAMGTAMAFNILQGSRTRITRTEYVACPSCGRTLFDLQSTTAKIREKTDHLKGVTIAVMGCIVNGPGEMADADFGYVGGAPGKINLYVGKECVEIGIPQKKAVDRLIDLIRSHGKWVDPS; encoded by the coding sequence GTGCCCTCAGCCGACCTCCCCTACTGCGAATCCCGGTTCCGCACCGTTCGCTGGAAAACCCGCGAAGTCATGGTGGGCAACGTCGGGGTGGGCGGCGACAATCCCATCCGCGTCCAGTCGATGACGACGACGCTGACCGATGACGTAGACGCCACGGTCCGCCAATCCATTCAGCTCGCCGAAGCCGGTTGCGAGATCATCCGCATCACCGCCCCCACGACCAAGGCGGCCCGCTGTCTCGCCGACATTCACAAAAAATTCCGCGCGGCCGGATTCGAAAATCCTCTGGTTGCCGACATCCACTTCGCCCCCAAAGCGGCGATGGAGGCGGTCAAGCATGTGGACAAGGTTCGAATCAATCCCGGCAACTACGCCGATCGCAAAAAGTTCGCCGTCCGCGAGTATTCTGACAACGAATACGACAGCGAACTTCAGCGACTTTACGATGCTTTCTCTCCCATCGTCCTCGAGTGCAAAAACCGGGGGAAAGCGATGCGCATCGGGACCAATCACGGTTCGCTCTCAGACCGGATCATGAACCATTTCGGGGACACCCCCGAAGGCATGGTCCAATCCGCCCTCGAATTCATCCGAATCGCCGAGTCTCACGATTTCCGCGACATCATCCTCTCCATGAAGGCGAGCAACCCGAAGGTCATGATTGCGGCCTATCGCCTTGCTGTCGCGCGCATGCGCGAACATGGCATGAACTACCCACTACACCTCGGAGTCACCGAGGCTGGAGGGGGCGAAGATGGCCGCGTCAAAAGCGCCATCGGGATCGGAAGCCTTTTGTATGATGGAATCGGAGACACCATACGAGTCTCCCTCACCGAAGATCCCGTCCACGAGGTCCCGGTAGGCCAAGAGCTCGCTTCCCGGGCAATGAGTCTCTGGAGCCCTTCGAAGGACACCCCACCTACATCTCTCCCGGAAGACGGAATCCACCCTTACGAATTCACCCGCCGCGAAGCGAAGGAGGTTTCTTTTGGCGAGAATCTTACCGTCGGTGGAACGCAGCCCCCAGCCGTCCTCGTGCGGACTCGCCTGCCTCTCACCGACGAGCAAGCGATCATCCGAGAAGTATGCGGCATCCAAACCCGCTTCAAGGATGCAAAGATCGAAGGCCTCATCGTCACCCCGACGACTTCTGACGAACTGGTTCAGCTCGCTCCCCTCGGCGAGGCGCTCCATACGGTACTGCCACTCATCGTCATCGACGGCTCACAGATACCCGCAGGAGAGTTAAAGCCTTCCCTTCTCCCATCCGATATCCGCTGGGGAATCCTCGCCCCGATCTCCGGCAAGAAAATCGAATCTGCAAACGAAGCCATCTCGGCCTGCATCGCATCCGGCTCGACTCTCTTCGCCGAGCTAGCCGAACCGGAGGACCTCTCGATTCTTCAAAACCGAGACGACCTGCCTTCGACCATACTCACCCTCGCCCCTTCGGACCGAGAGATCAGCCATCGCCTCGGTGCCTATCGCAAACTTTCGCATGCCTGCAAGCAGGCCGGGATTCGTCATCCCATTTGGATTCGTTCGACAGACGAAAACAGCATCCTCCCCTCCGATTACACCTCCGCTCGAATCGTCGAAGCAAGCATGCTCGCCGGACCTCTCCTCTGCGATGGAGTCGGAGATCTCCTCAGCTGCGAAATTTTTCCGGACGCGGCCATGGGGACGGCGATGGCCTTTAACATTCTCCAAGGCTCTCGCACCCGGATCACCCGGACGGAATACGTGGCCTGCCCGAGTTGCGGACGCACCCTTTTCGACCTCCAATCGACCACTGCCAAGATCCGTGAAAAGACCGACCACCTGAAGGGTGTAACGATCGCGGTCATGGGCTGCATAGTGAATGGTCCCGGCGAAATGGCTGATGCGGATTTCGGGTATGTCGGAGGAGCTCCGGGCAAGATCAACCTCTACGTCGGCAAAGAATGCGTGGAGATCGGAATCCCCCAAAAGAAAGCTGTTGATCGCCTGATCGATCTGATCCGCTCCCACGGGAAGTGGGTCGACCCCTCTTAG
- a CDS encoding SpoIIE family protein phosphatase: MNMSDEALEKLGLSYQVLFESLLSRSPDKIYFKDSQSRFVVISQSMVKNFKVGSVADLVGKTDFDFFSAEHAQQAYDDEQQVLESGVPSIREAEKETWPDGSVTWASSIKAPILLEDGTPIGIIGISRDVTREKLAHDALERHDRLLKKQNDTMRADLESARLIQSVLIPGKERKSSFLRIAVGYDPSHSVSGDVITFPRPDEPDVRFFMGDVCGHGVSAGLYTLLIKYAADRLSRAKDDRPQSVLSRMNESLKDVLPNRFVTAMSGIFHLTNEGTIRLQISHAAHPTFFIHRESEELETIRLDNAPGLGLLPGSSFACKEFHLSRGDRVILFTDGLEEALSENGEEFGIDRLKAAVHESRNERAENVPEFLLNKIHQFAGRAPRVDDQTCVVFQAR; this comes from the coding sequence ATGAATATGTCGGACGAGGCTTTGGAAAAGCTAGGACTCTCCTATCAGGTGTTGTTCGAATCTCTCCTTTCGCGTTCGCCCGACAAGATCTACTTCAAGGATTCGCAGAGCCGCTTCGTCGTGATCAGCCAGAGCATGGTGAAAAACTTCAAGGTGGGGTCGGTCGCCGACCTAGTGGGAAAGACCGATTTCGATTTTTTCAGTGCCGAACACGCTCAACAAGCCTACGACGACGAGCAGCAAGTCCTGGAGAGTGGAGTCCCCTCCATTCGCGAAGCCGAAAAAGAAACCTGGCCGGACGGATCCGTCACTTGGGCTTCCAGTATCAAAGCGCCTATTCTCCTCGAAGATGGGACCCCGATCGGGATCATCGGAATCTCACGGGATGTCACCCGTGAGAAGCTAGCGCATGACGCGCTTGAGCGACATGATCGGCTTCTCAAAAAACAGAACGATACCATGCGGGCCGATCTGGAGAGCGCCCGCTTGATCCAGTCTGTCCTCATCCCCGGAAAGGAACGGAAGAGTTCCTTTCTCCGCATCGCCGTAGGCTATGATCCCTCGCATTCTGTCAGTGGCGATGTCATCACTTTTCCCCGACCCGATGAACCGGATGTGCGTTTCTTCATGGGCGACGTCTGCGGACATGGAGTTTCGGCCGGACTCTACACCTTGCTGATCAAATACGCGGCGGATCGTCTTTCCCGCGCGAAGGATGATCGACCCCAGTCTGTCCTTTCCCGCATGAACGAAAGTTTGAAGGACGTCCTCCCCAACCGTTTCGTCACGGCTATGTCTGGTATCTTTCACCTCACAAACGAGGGAACGATTCGCCTGCAAATTTCCCACGCGGCTCACCCGACCTTCTTTATCCACCGAGAATCCGAAGAGCTCGAGACCATCCGCCTCGACAATGCTCCTGGACTCGGACTCCTGCCGGGATCCAGTTTCGCGTGCAAAGAATTCCACCTTTCCCGCGGCGATCGCGTCATCCTCTTCACCGACGGTCTGGAAGAGGCTTTGAGTGAAAATGGTGAAGAATTTGGAATCGATCGACTCAAGGCCGCCGTCCATGAGAGCCGGAACGAGCGCGCGGAAAATGTCCCGGAATTCTTGCTGAACAAGATTCATCAATTCGCCGGGCGCGCACCACGCGTTGACGACCAGACCTGCGTCGTCTTCCAAGCCCGCTAA
- a CDS encoding alpha/beta hydrolase — protein sequence MSKSFTTDPNPDLTYFAPSGEIDRGSALVVFPGGGYSHRAEHEGKGYAEFFAAEGFHVFVCAYRTGELEPTLAPAPLEDALSAVSIVRKRAEELGYSPNRIGVIGSSAGGHLAAHVSTVSSSWGAEYRPDWTILCYPVIAFFGPAAHMGSRRNLLGESADDEVAKQFSPHSLVDGDTPPAFLWHTLEDAGVLMENSLLYAESLRRNGIPFELHVSEKGGHGLGRGADFGWAERAVAWLELTGRVGSAEVVA from the coding sequence ATGTCAAAATCGTTTACGACAGACCCAAACCCGGACCTGACCTACTTTGCTCCCAGCGGTGAGATTGACCGCGGGAGCGCTCTCGTTGTTTTCCCGGGTGGAGGCTATAGCCATCGGGCCGAGCACGAGGGCAAGGGCTATGCGGAGTTCTTCGCCGCAGAGGGATTTCACGTATTCGTTTGTGCCTACCGCACCGGTGAACTGGAGCCCACGTTGGCCCCCGCTCCTCTTGAAGATGCTCTCAGCGCGGTTTCGATTGTGCGCAAGCGCGCCGAAGAGTTGGGATACTCTCCGAATCGGATCGGGGTGATTGGCTCCTCCGCCGGGGGGCATCTCGCGGCTCACGTTTCGACAGTATCCTCGTCGTGGGGGGCAGAGTATCGTCCGGACTGGACCATCCTTTGCTACCCAGTGATCGCATTCTTCGGGCCGGCTGCTCATATGGGGTCACGCCGAAACTTACTCGGTGAATCTGCGGATGACGAAGTTGCCAAGCAGTTCTCCCCTCATTCTCTGGTCGACGGGGATACGCCTCCAGCCTTCCTCTGGCATACTCTTGAGGACGCCGGTGTTCTCATGGAGAATTCTTTGCTGTATGCCGAAAGTCTCCGCCGCAACGGGATTCCCTTCGAGCTTCATGTCTCGGAAAAGGGAGGGCATGGTCTCGGCCGTGGAGCAGATTTTGGTTGGGCAGAGCGAGCGGTCGCCTGGTTGGAGCTGACTGGACGAGTCGGTTCGGCCGAAGTGGTTGCTTAG